The following coding sequences are from one Leguminivora glycinivorella isolate SPB_JAAS2020 chromosome 7, LegGlyc_1.1, whole genome shotgun sequence window:
- the LOC125228340 gene encoding uncharacterized protein LOC125228340, which translates to MDILIQHALSVPATNSPILMPDGSKEQLRPCMQKCEMKKPEYQPAKMMLGTEQHWMLKVVIITRVAQSSPHTNELVITEKRRQRSQIALSRRLIDNKRTLYHLGEIPVGSLIWIAWPLRLI; encoded by the exons ATGGATATTCTAATTCAACACGCTCTCTCG GTCCCTGCCACGAATAGCCCAATACTTATGCCTGACGGTAGCAAGGAGCAGCTGAGGCCCTGCATGCAAAAATGTGAGATGAAAAAACCTGAATATCAGCCTGCAAAGATGATGCTTGGAACTGAGCAACACTGGATGCTTAAGGTTGTAATCATAACTAGAGTTGCTCAGTCTTCCCCCCACACGAATGAGCTTGTCATCACCGAGAAACGGAGACAGAGATCGCAGATTGCACTTTCGAG GCGGCTGATTGACAACAAGAGAACGCTCTACCATCTCGGGGAGATCCCCGTCGGATCTCTTATTTGGATTGCTTGGCCACTGCGTCTGATCTGA